Within the Arthrobacter sp. V1I7 genome, the region GATGCCCAACGGGTGGATTTCGACGCGGGGCTTGGTGGCGGTCAGGGAGGGGCAGACCTCGAGCATGTGCGCCCCCAGGATCTTTTCCTGGCCCGGCGCGAGGTGGTAGGTGTAATCCTCCATGAGCGAGGCGCCGCCGGGCAGTCCGGCGCCCATGACCTTGGCCGCGCGGACCAGGATGGCGGTCTTCCAGTCTCCCTCGGCGCCGAAGCCGTAGCCGTCGGCCATGAGCCGCTGGACGGCCATGCCCGGCAGCTGGCGGAGTTCGCCGAGGTCCTCGAAGGAGGTGGTGAAGGCGGCGGAGCGGTTGGCTTCCAGGAATCTGCGCAGGCCCAGTTCGATCCGTGCGCTGTAGCGCAGGGACTCGTGGCGGGGTCCGCCGGCCTTCAGCTCGGGGGCGACGTCGTAGAGCCGCTCGTACTCCGCGACGAGGGAGTCGACGTCGGCGTCCGCAGCACCGTGCACGGCGTCGGCGAGTTCGTTCACGGACCAGGTGTTCACGGAGACACCGAAACGCAGTTCGGCCTCGGTCTTGTCCCCTTCGGTGACGGCGACGTTGCGCATGTTGTCGCCGAACCGGGTGAGCTTGAGCGTGCGGACGGCGGCCCAGCCCGCGGAGGCGCGCTGCCACGATCCCACCTGGCGGGACACCTCGGGGTTGGACACATGGCCCACCACGGTCTTGCGCGGAATGCCCAGGCGCGACTGGATGTAGCCAAATTCGCGGTCGCCGTGCGCGGCCTGGTTCAGGTTCATGAAGTCGAAGTCGATGTCCGCCCACGGCAGTTCGACGTTGGCCTGGGTGTGCAGGTGCAGGAGCGGCTTGCGGAGCAGGTCGAGTCCCTGGATCCACATCTTGGCCGGCGAAAAGGTGTGCATCCAGGCGGTCACGCCGATCACCGAGTCGTCCGCGTTGGCCTCGAGCGCGGTGCGGCGGATGGCTTCCGAGTCCGTCAGCACTGGCTTCCAGACCAGCTTGACGGGCACCTCGGAGGAGGCGTTGAGGGCCGCGGCGATCTCCTGTGATTGCGCGGCCACCTGCTTGAGGACGTCCTCGCCGTAGAGGTGCTGGCTGCCGGTGAGGAACCAGACCTCGTACTGCTCAAGGGAGGTGTTATTG harbors:
- the araA gene encoding L-arabinose isomerase — its product is MTNANNTSLEQYEVWFLTGSQHLYGEDVLKQVAAQSQEIAAALNASSEVPVKLVWKPVLTDSEAIRRTALEANADDSVIGVTAWMHTFSPAKMWIQGLDLLRKPLLHLHTQANVELPWADIDFDFMNLNQAAHGDREFGYIQSRLGIPRKTVVGHVSNPEVSRQVGSWQRASAGWAAVRTLKLTRFGDNMRNVAVTEGDKTEAELRFGVSVNTWSVNELADAVHGAADADVDSLVAEYERLYDVAPELKAGGPRHESLRYSARIELGLRRFLEANRSAAFTTSFEDLGELRQLPGMAVQRLMADGYGFGAEGDWKTAILVRAAKVMGAGLPGGASLMEDYTYHLAPGQEKILGAHMLEVCPSLTATKPRVEIHPLGIGGKEDPVRMVFDTDAGPGVVVALSDMRDRFRLVANAVDVVDLDEPLPNLPVARALWSPKPDFATSAAAWLTAGAAHHTVLTTAVGMDVFEDFAEIARTELLTIDQDTTIKQFKKELAWNAAYYKLAGGL